The Bombus vancouverensis nearcticus unplaced genomic scaffold, iyBomVanc1_principal scaffold0030, whole genome shotgun sequence genome includes a window with the following:
- the LOC143304323 gene encoding glutathione S-transferase-like produces the protein MRDYSFFHNLFSLRLGGKTQMNVTVGFIYVSDICYYRMEENPEKKEARKNQLLNETIPFYLTKFDQIIGKNKGYIIPSTTTWADFVFAAALENFEYMFGASALDKYPALRALKKRIHRIPAISDWLIRRPFTNS, from the exons ATGAGAGactactccttctttcacaacttattttctcttcgtttggggggaaaaacacaaatgaacgtaacggttggtttcatatacgtttcagatatctgctactatcgcatggaggagaatcctgaaaagaaggaagcgaggaagaatcaacttttgaacgaaacaataccattttacttgactaaattcgaccagattattggcaaaaataaaggatatatcattccttctacc acgacatgggcggacttcgtgtttgcagcggcccttgaaaatttcgagtatatgtttggggcatcagctttggataaatatccagctcttcgagcattgaagaaaaggattcatagaataccagccatttctgattggctgattaggcgcccattcacaaacagctaa